The nucleotide window CCATCTCGAGTTTTCCGGCCTCGATCTTGGAAAAATCCAGGATGTCATTGATGATGGTGAGCAGCGACAGGGCTGCGGACTGGATCTTGGAGACATAATCCCGCTGCTTGGCATTCAGATCGGTCCGGAGCGCCAGGTGCGACATGCCGATGACGGCATTCATGGGGGTACGGATTTCATGGCTCATGTTGGCCAGAAATTCGCTCTTGGCCCGGTTGGCAGCCTCTGCGGCATCGTGGGCCCGCCGCAGTGCCTCCTCGTCCTGTTTGCTCCGTTTCACGTTGCGCCGCACAATCAGCAGCGAGAATGAGCCAAACCCCAGAAAAGCCGCCAGAGCCACACCGACGAATATCTTCGTATAGTCGGCAAGCCGGGCATTTGCCCTGCTGCGCTGCAGCAGAAGGGTATTTTCCTCCCTCCGCATGGCATCCACGATCCTGTCCACCTCGTCCATCACCTTTTGGGCCTCGCCGCTTTTGACGGCGGCCACGGCAGCTTCGAGACCGTTCTGTCTCCGCAGGACAATCCTGTCGTGCAACGCCTCCATCTCCCGTGAAATCACCGGCACGAGCAGTTCCAGCCTCGCCTGCTGGCCTTTGTTGTCCTTGGTCAGCGTGCGAAGTTCCTTCAGCCGGAGTGGGATTTTGTCCGTGGAAGCGCGGTAAGGCGCCAGATAGGCCTCGTCTCCGGTGATGATGTAGCCGCGTTCACCGCGTTGGGCATCCTTGAGCAGTGAAAACACCTCTTCGATCTCTCTCAGCACCTCGTGGGTATGCTCGACCCACTCGGCGGTTTCGATCAGACGAATGGTGCTGTAACAGGAGACCAGGGCCGTGGCGATGATGATGGCAAAGGCCACACTGTAGGTGAAGAGTATCTTGTTGTTCGTTGAAAGGTTCATGGGCCACCGTGATCGCCCGTTCAGGGCGTTATTGCCGCTCGTAATACGCATGTGCGCTTCCCCGTCCATACCGGACAAGGCTCGCTACAAAACGGCGATGAATTAATGAGAAAGGGAAGTTTATGACATTTCGAAAAAAAAAGACAGGAAAACTACGGTGATGCCGCTGCGGGGCCGTGCTCGAAAGGTACCGGGGATCAGTGGCTGGTATTCACAGGCGCTTCAATGTCAGACTCCCTCCTGCGATCGGATATCGGAACTGCCCGACAAGGCGCGCAGCCCGCGGCGTGTTCATCCTGCCGGGGCGCCACTCAGAAGGAAAAACGATCGAAAATCCCGGTAATTTGGCTCAGCCGGAATCCCTTTCTGATCTTTCGGTCTGGCCGGCCAGTTCTATTCTGAATTCCGCCCCCTGACCGGTATTACGTACCGTCAGGCTGCCATGCATGTTTTTTTCAATGATGGTTTTGGACATGAACAGGCCGATGCCGGTGCCTTTCTCGTCACCCTTGGTAGTGAAGTAAGGATCGAAAATCCGCTTGATGATCTCTGCCGGTATGCCTCCGGCGTTGTCGGCCAGCGTTACCACTGTCCGGCCCAGCTCGCTGAAGGCCCTGATGGTGATCACCGGTTCGGGCACCTGGCGTTCAGCCAGGGCGTCACATGCATTCGTCAGGAGATTCAGGACAGCCTGGGAGAACTCGTTGGGAAAACCACCCGCCTGAAGCCCCTCCTCGCACTGCAGATCAACCGTCACCCGTTGTTCCCTGAGACCGGCCTCCGCCATGGAAAGGCTGATTTGCAGCAAGCGCTTCAGATCGAAAACGACCCAGGCCTTGTCCACCTTGAAGAATTCCCTGAAATCGTCGATGGTCCGGGACATGTGGGCGATGACTTTCATGGCGTGGCTGACCATCTCGTCCAGAAACTCCTTGGTGAAGGAGCCCATCTCGTACTCCATCAGCAGGCTCTGGAACATCAGGCCGAGGCCGTTCAGTGGCTGGCGCCACTGATGAGCGATGTTGCCGATCATCTCTCCCATGGCGGCCATTCTGCTCTGCTGCAGAAGCAGTTTCTCCTGCAGGCGCAGCTCTTCCGCCCCTTTCAGGCGTTGCTCTATCTCACTGCTCAGCTCAGCGGTCCGCTCCTGCACGCGGGTCTCCAGATCCTCCTTGACTGCCTGCAATTCCCGCTCGGTCCGTTTTCGGTCGCTGATGTCGATTACCGCAGTCCGGTAAAGAGTCGAGCGGCTACGGTAATCGGCCACCGATGTGCTGGAAAGTTCCACATCCATTTCACTCCCGTTTTTGTGCCTCAGACGCACCTCGGTCACCACCCGCTGATGGCTCCTGCTGCAACGGCCCAGGTGTTCCAGGAAGGGACTGAGCTGTGAAGTGGAGGCCAGGATGCCGGTAAAGGGCGTTTCCATCAGGAAGCGCTGGTCATGGCCGACCATCCGGGCGAAGGTACTGTTGCTCTCCCGGATCAACCCATTGCGGGTCAGGGTCACATAGCCGAGGGGTGCATAATCGTACAGGTCGGCGTAACGGTCGCGGGATTCCTCCAGCAGGCGCTGGGTCTCTCTCAGGTGCCGGGTGAGTGTCTCCAGTTCGGCTTCATGATCGCCCGTTCCGAACGGGGTTTCCTCTGGAGCGCCGGGAGAAAGCGCCCTCCCTTCCACTTTTTTGCCGTTTCGCTGTGCCATTAGCTTAGCTGCTCCTCGTCGATGGCAATCAATATCTTTTCGGCCCCCTCGGCACCCTGAATCCTTCGCCCGTTGATCAGCACGCGCCTGTTCCCTATCTGCATGATGAAATTATCAAATGAGGACTTTTCCGGAAGCACCTCATCAAGCAGCCTGCGCAGCTGCGGATCGTACCATTGCCCCTGCTGCAGTTTATAGAAGTAGTTCCCGGTCGTCTCCTGGGGGGTGGTATGGAAGCGCTCATAATAGGCACGATTGGCCCTCTCTACCTTCAGGTCGGGGGTAAGCAGCAGCAAAGACTCCCGCAGGGTCTCGAAGACCGCATCCATGAACAGATGCTGCTCCTGCATATGCTCCATGCTTTGCTTCATCTCACTGATGTCCACCAGGGACATGACCACCCCGTCGAGCCTTCTGTCCACGGTCAGGTAGGGGCGCAGCCTGAGCTGGAACCAGCGCCCCCCTCCCCCCTGCACCTCCAACTCCCGCGCCTCCAGTGTCTCCACCACACTGCCGATCTGCCCCTCCAGATCCGGAAAGGTCGTGCTGAGTCGCAGATCGGAGAGCGGCCGTCCCACGTCGGACGGTATCAGGTTGAGGAGCTTTTCTGCAGTCGGATTGAAGCGTCGGATGCGCAGGTCGGTGCTGAGCATGATAACCGGCAGACTGACGTTGTTCAGCACATTCAGAAGATCGTTGTTGACCTGGCTCAACTCCATATTGCGCGTCTGCAACTCCTCGTTGACCGTGATCAACTCCTCGTTGGTGGACTGCAGTTCCTCCTTGGCGGTCTCCAGTTCCTCGTTGGTCGACTGCAGTTCTTCGTTGCCGGACTGGATCTCCTCTACCGCGGCCCGGAATTCCTCATTCATCGATTCCTTTTCCTCCAAGGCCGACTGGAGATATTCCCGCGTGGTCTGCAGTTCATGGCGCAGGTGCTCGATCTGTCGCTGCTCGCGTTTGCGGTCCGATTTCGGCTCTTCCCGGGCCACCACGGCCGACAGGGATTCGCGGAACACCACCAGAAAGTAGCGCGGCTTGGCGACATTGGGTGGACGGACCGGCACCACGTCCAGATCGACCCTCCGCTCGCTCCCATCCATCTGCATCACGACATCCCTCTGGTGAACCGGCAGGTTCTGCTTGCGTGCCCGGGCCACCAGTGAGTGCACTGCCAACAGAAGCCCTTCCCGCAACATTTTGGCCAGGTTCAGACTGGCAGCCCCGGAAACCGGCTCGATGAACGAGCCGGTCTTCCCCCGAAACTGGATGATGTCCATCTGGTCGTTGATCAGCACCGTGGCCGGGGCATAGGAGCCGAGTATGATCCGGTCGGCTTCCCGCTGTACGTCGAATTCGGTAGTCAAAGTCCCGGCCGGCTTCTTACCCGGTCCGGGACGTTCCTCGTAAAGGGGGGGCTGAAACTCGTGCTTGCCGCGATAGTCGACCGCTTTTTTCTGATAGATCTTGAAACGCCTGTCCATCAAAGTGAAGATGTTTCCGAATCCACCAGTGCTTTCGGACGAACCGAGGACCAGAAATCCGTCGTGATTGAGGGCGTAGTGAAAGGTGGGAAGGATCTTCTTCTGCAGCGCAGGCATCAGATAGATCAGCACATTGCGGCAACTGATCAGGTCCATCCTTGAAAACGGGGGATCCCTGGTCAGGTCCTGGCGGGCGAAGATGCACAGGTCGCGCAGATTCTTGCTGATCTGGTAACCTCCTTCGCACCTGATGAAAAAACGGTTGAGACGTTCCTTGGAAACTTCGTTGGTAATGCTTTCCGGGTAGATGCCGGTGCGAGCCCGCTCGATGGTCTGATCGCTGACATCGGTGGCAAATATCTGGATCGGGTTGCGCAGCGATAATTCATCCGCCACCTCCAACAGACAAATGCCCAGCGAATAGGGTTCTTCCCCGGTCGAACAGCCCGGCACCCAAACTCTGATCGGGCTACCCGCCGGTTTCCGCCTGAGCAAATCGGGGAGAATTTTCTCTTTCAGCGTCTCGAAGATTTCCGGATCGCGGAAAAAACTGGTGACGTTGATCAGCAGGTCATTGGCCAGTGCCTCCTGCTCGGAAGTATTCTTCTTCAGAAAGTTGATATACGCGGTCAGCGTCTCGATCCTGGCCACCATCATTCGGCGGGTGATCCTGCGATGGATGGTGCTCGGCTTGTAACTGGAAAAATCGATCCCGCTGATCGCCAGCAGCATCCTGAAAATGGCAGCCGTATCGGCATCGGGCTTGGATGGCAGTTCTTGGTCCTGCTCATCCGGCAGGAGCATTGGATATTTGGCGACCCGGGCCAACTCCTGGGCAATTCGTGCCGGAGTCAGTACAAAATCAACCACGCCGGACTGGATCGCACTTTCGGGCATGTCGGGATAGTGGGCGTTCGTGGGATCCTGGGCGAAAGTCAGCCCTCCGGCGCCCTTGACCTCCTTCAGCCCGAGGGTGCCGTCGTTGGCAGTACCGGACAGGATCACACCGATGGAGCGGTTTTTCCACCAAGCCGACATGGTTTTGAAAAACAGGTCGATCGGCATGAACTTGCCGCTTCCCTGCTCACGCGAAAGCAGCGACAGCTTGCCGTCAATAATGGTCATATAGCGGTTGGGAGGGATCACGTAAAGATTGTCCGGCTCCAACCGCATCCCATCCTGGGCCTCCTGTACCGTGATAGCGGTCTTGCGCTGGAATATCTGGCTGAGCATGCTCTCGTGGGTCGGGTCCAGATGCAGGATGAAAATATAGGTCATGCCGGTTTCGCCGGGCAACGCCTCGATCAGTTCGCTGAAGGCCTCGATGCCGCCGGCCGATGCGCCGATACCGACGACGTAGGAGGGATGTCTGAAGTCATTGTCGGACGTTGCCGCTTCAGGAGCCTTCTTGGGTACCGTTTTTTTGCCATTGCTGGCATGCTTCCTGATCATCGTTTCCCCTTCTTTCCATGATACCAATTAAATTGAAAAAAGGCATGAGCGGCAGGTTGAAATCCCGCTGCGTCGCCCCCTTGAGCGGATTCAAAAATAACATACCTAATCAAACCGCTTTTTCTTTTGCAACTAAAAAGCAGGGGAGCATGACCTTTTCCTAAAGAGTGATAGGCTTTAGATGGAAGGATCTCGAATCGGGAGGGGAGGCATGAAGGGAATTCAGCTGTTTCCAGTTACGGTACTGCTTGGCGCGGCGCTGGCAACGCCAGGTATTGCCGCCGTCGACACCGGCCAAGGCTTCGGCAGTTACAGCGGCGATGCCGGAAGGCGCGGCGGAAGCGAGCGTGAAAAGGCCTGCGCCTGCTGCAGGGACTGCCGCTCCGCCACCCGGGATGTCAAACCGCAGCATAACGGCGTACCTGCAACCAACGGCTGCCGCGACTGCTGTGAAAAATGCGGACCGGAAAACCTGCCGACCGATAAGGAGAGAATTCCGGAAAAGATGAAGCCCGATACGCAATGATCCCCCAAAACCACATACAAAGGGGACGCGGAAGAGGCCGGATCTGAACGGATCTACGCACGATTCGACGGTGCGATCCGAACCCGGCCCGCCTGCCCCTCCTCCCCGTATACCCGATAATGCAGCGGCAGGAACTGGCTGGCCACCCACAGGTTGGTCAGCAGGTGTCTGGTGATGCAGGAGGTGCTGAAGGAGGATTCGCCGCGCGCGAGCGCCAGGTACGGCACCACCTGGTCCGTCAGATGCGGGTCGAGTACCGCCCCGCTCGACAGATGCCGGAGCAGTTTGGTCGCTGCCTCGCTGCCCACGGTTTCGGCCGGCTTGCCCCGGGCCCCCAGTGCCGTGAATCCCGCCTGAACCCCTCCCCGCTCGGCACGCAGGAACAGAAAAGTTCCCTGGCCCGGACCGGGTACATTCATGGCCTCGATCCTGGCCGGATGCAGGTCGTCTCCGCACTTCTCCGCCAGCATCGCCAGAGCCGCTGCCCGCTGGCGCTCGGCAATGGCCTGCGGCAGATTGCAGACCGCGGAGACACCGCTGATGCGCAGCGGACCAGACGGCGCGCCCGGATTATACGGTTTAAGATCGGCTTCCGGTATGATCTCCGCCGTGATGCGGCCGCCGCCGTGGGGGTAGAAGCCATAGCCGTCAATGGACAAGCGCAGCTTGGCGTTCAGGTGATGCAGCATCGGCGTAAATACCTGTGTCACATAGGTCATTGAGGGGCTGCCTGGCACATGGGTGCCCCCCGTCAGAGTCAGGCGGCTGGGGTGGCCGGCCTGCAGCAGGGGCGGGATCAGGGTCTGCAGCACCAGCGACACGGAGCCGGCCGTGCCGATGTCGAAGGAGAAGATGCCTCCCCGCAAGGAGACGGGGTGAAAGGTGAGAAAGGTCGAACCGGGTCTGGCCCCTTCCACGCTGGCGTTCGAAATGGCCTGGGCTGCCCGCACCGCCGCCAGATGCTGAGGCATCAGCCCCGGTTTGTCGCGCTGCCGGCGGATATGAGCGATGCTGAAGGGGCGCCCGGTCAGGCAGGAAAGCGACAGGGCCGTGCGCAGTATCTGTCCGCCCCCCTCGCCGTAACTGCCGTCGATTTCAAGCATGTCAGCCTCCCGGCTCATTGCCATCGCAGCACCAGGGTGCCGTCCTGCTCCATCTCCACCCTGGTGCCGAATCGTTTCCCCTCCCGGTTCAGCATGTCTCTGAGCCACAGCGTTTCATCACGGTCTGCCCACTGGACCTGGAAGCGCCTGATCCGGGTTGGCTTCATTTTCAGACCGGCCAGTCGGCCGGTGTCGGTTTCCACCCGCAGGAAGTACATCAACCCCAACTCACCGCGGAAGTGCTCGTTCCCGCCAATGCCCTCGTAGTCGTTGATGAAATCGCCGCAACCGTAGATGATCGGCCGGCCGCCGTATACCTCGATCCCCAGGGGGTGGTGTGACGAATGCCCATGTACGGCATCCGCTCCGGCCCGGTCGATCAGCCCATGGGCAAACGCGATATGCTCGACGGGAATCGCATAGCCCCAGTTGCCCCCCCAATGGATCGAGACAATCACCACATCTCCGGGGCGCTTCACCGCCTGCACTGATGCGCCGATTTCAGCCACTGTTCTGCCTGTCAGGTCAGGCAGCAGGTTTACGCCGGGCTTGTCGCGTTCCGCAGCCCAGGCGGAAGGAATGCCGCTCGTCTCTGAACCGTAACTGAACACGACTACCCTCTTCTTTCCCGGCACTTCGACAATGGCCGGGCCTGCTGCCTCCGCCGAGGTAAGCCCCGCTCCTGCCGATTTCAGACCCGACCTTTTCAGCACCCGAAGCGTTTCGGACAAACCGGCATAGCCCCAGTCGATGACATGGTTGTTGGCCAGACTGACGACATTGATCCCGGCAACGGTCAGGCAGGAGACATTGGCCGGATGCATGCGGTAATTGATCCCTTTGCCGTGCCAGTAGGCCTCACTGGTGGTGATGCTG belongs to Geobacter sp. SVR and includes:
- a CDS encoding ATP-binding protein; this encodes MAQRNGKKVEGRALSPGAPEETPFGTGDHEAELETLTRHLRETQRLLEESRDRYADLYDYAPLGYVTLTRNGLIRESNSTFARMVGHDQRFLMETPFTGILASTSQLSPFLEHLGRCSRSHQRVVTEVRLRHKNGSEMDVELSSTSVADYRSRSTLYRTAVIDISDRKRTERELQAVKEDLETRVQERTAELSSEIEQRLKGAEELRLQEKLLLQQSRMAAMGEMIGNIAHQWRQPLNGLGLMFQSLLMEYEMGSFTKEFLDEMVSHAMKVIAHMSRTIDDFREFFKVDKAWVVFDLKRLLQISLSMAEAGLREQRVTVDLQCEEGLQAGGFPNEFSQAVLNLLTNACDALAERQVPEPVITIRAFSELGRTVVTLADNAGGIPAEIIKRIFDPYFTTKGDEKGTGIGLFMSKTIIEKNMHGSLTVRNTGQGAEFRIELAGQTERSERDSG
- a CDS encoding CheR family methyltransferase; protein product: MIRKHASNGKKTVPKKAPEAATSDNDFRHPSYVVGIGASAGGIEAFSELIEALPGETGMTYIFILHLDPTHESMLSQIFQRKTAITVQEAQDGMRLEPDNLYVIPPNRYMTIIDGKLSLLSREQGSGKFMPIDLFFKTMSAWWKNRSIGVILSGTANDGTLGLKEVKGAGGLTFAQDPTNAHYPDMPESAIQSGVVDFVLTPARIAQELARVAKYPMLLPDEQDQELPSKPDADTAAIFRMLLAISGIDFSSYKPSTIHRRITRRMMVARIETLTAYINFLKKNTSEQEALANDLLINVTSFFRDPEIFETLKEKILPDLLRRKPAGSPIRVWVPGCSTGEEPYSLGICLLEVADELSLRNPIQIFATDVSDQTIERARTGIYPESITNEVSKERLNRFFIRCEGGYQISKNLRDLCIFARQDLTRDPPFSRMDLISCRNVLIYLMPALQKKILPTFHYALNHDGFLVLGSSESTGGFGNIFTLMDRRFKIYQKKAVDYRGKHEFQPPLYEERPGPGKKPAGTLTTEFDVQREADRIILGSYAPATVLINDQMDIIQFRGKTGSFIEPVSGAASLNLAKMLREGLLLAVHSLVARARKQNLPVHQRDVVMQMDGSERRVDLDVVPVRPPNVAKPRYFLVVFRESLSAVVAREEPKSDRKREQRQIEHLRHELQTTREYLQSALEEKESMNEEFRAAVEEIQSGNEELQSTNEELETAKEELQSTNEELITVNEELQTRNMELSQVNNDLLNVLNNVSLPVIMLSTDLRIRRFNPTAEKLLNLIPSDVGRPLSDLRLSTTFPDLEGQIGSVVETLEARELEVQGGGGRWFQLRLRPYLTVDRRLDGVVMSLVDISEMKQSMEHMQEQHLFMDAVFETLRESLLLLTPDLKVERANRAYYERFHTTPQETTGNYFYKLQQGQWYDPQLRRLLDEVLPEKSSFDNFIMQIGNRRVLINGRRIQGAEGAEKILIAIDEEQLS
- the rtcA gene encoding RNA 3'-terminal phosphate cyclase, which produces MLEIDGSYGEGGGQILRTALSLSCLTGRPFSIAHIRRQRDKPGLMPQHLAAVRAAQAISNASVEGARPGSTFLTFHPVSLRGGIFSFDIGTAGSVSLVLQTLIPPLLQAGHPSRLTLTGGTHVPGSPSMTYVTQVFTPMLHHLNAKLRLSIDGYGFYPHGGGRITAEIIPEADLKPYNPGAPSGPLRISGVSAVCNLPQAIAERQRAAALAMLAEKCGDDLHPARIEAMNVPGPGQGTFLFLRAERGGVQAGFTALGARGKPAETVGSEAATKLLRHLSSGAVLDPHLTDQVVPYLALARGESSFSTSCITRHLLTNLWVASQFLPLHYRVYGEEGQAGRVRIAPSNRA
- a CDS encoding CapA family protein — protein: MNRTFSRTAITIFMCGDVMTGRGIDQIMPHPSAPGIHEPYVRDARTYVELAEDLNGPIPRATDPATVWGYARDILAENPPDAGIINLETSITTSEAYWHGKGINYRMHPANVSCLTVAGINVVSLANNHVIDWGYAGLSETLRVLKRSGLKSAGAGLTSAEAAGPAIVEVPGKKRVVVFSYGSETSGIPSAWAAERDKPGVNLLPDLTGRTVAEIGASVQAVKRPGDVVIVSIHWGGNWGYAIPVEHIAFAHGLIDRAGADAVHGHSSHHPLGIEVYGGRPIIYGCGDFINDYEGIGGNEHFRGELGLMYFLRVETDTGRLAGLKMKPTRIRRFQVQWADRDETLWLRDMLNREGKRFGTRVEMEQDGTLVLRWQ